The Flammeovirga agarivorans genome has a window encoding:
- a CDS encoding SusC/RagA family TonB-linked outer membrane protein, whose protein sequence is MNKINKLITLILGGLLMLSMDAYAQKEFIKVKGIVIGEDDETIPGVSIRIKGTNNGTATDFDGNYSLRVKQNAVLMVSYVGYTQQEIPVNGRSIIDIQLIPEVEELDELVVVGYGKQDAKEVSGSIQSMVMDDEVNSMPAASFDQMLQGRMAGVQVSAGEGGPGEAMNFEIRGANTITGSSAPLYVVDGFPLEDPSLFTLDPADIERIDVLKDASATAIYGSRGSNGVILVTTKQGLAGKPVITFNTKVGVSQIPHNRRMETLNAHEYVQLQHDLGGGDPWGDVGNYTDADMTNWQDEIFKVAPFQNYNVSMRGGSDQTKYFGSMGYVNQAGTLMNTGFERINGRFKLDQNLGKRVNMSMNINYSHTEHKGQKTSTASVSAIKSAIMFRPMTPKNGDLDDDDELSAGFYPPTQTLENTDRSEISDVMQANVNFDVDLAKGLKFRTQLGYQINYSQTKTFFREGTNQADRGSDGINGHISQLRAQNFINENTLSYDWSKNGHKIDALAGITFQSTNRYRFQAAAIQFPLDDLGWNNIGLGNVAKMPTSAATGQNLMSGLSRVNYAYKGKYILTASLRADGSSRFKQGNRFGIFPSVSAAWRAGDEDFIQNLNVFSDLKFKTGIGTTGNNRVGDFDFIPTMAVGPGYYLGGQYQSAFYQDKLANTNLKWETTQQFNIGAEMGFLNNRLLVDVEYYYNLTDNLLFDAKVAPSTGYTQVKQNIGAVANRGLEFSVNTVNVQTKNFKWTSNFNISFNDNEIKNLSYGEDFRLYDPNVGGMFAGELYYGLFVGMPMTQMYGYRYDGVYQKDDFVRNSNGELVLREGVPGFNSQTGQVRPGMPKYRDVNGDGVIDENDKEIIGNPNPRHFGGFTNNFTYKNWDLSILLTWSVGQEVFNGNMADFGVVGNQRGRNYLKDVGNRWALNNPVDGGVWGAPGPGQDYTYQQVYGGHQMSDYFIEDASFLRIKNVTVGYTFEPSKLKKLRIERMRVYGSVDNLWVFTNYSGYDPEVSVRNQAMYKGIDYSSYPASQSFIVGFQVSF, encoded by the coding sequence ATGAATAAAATAAACAAATTGATAACACTGATCCTTGGAGGCTTATTAATGTTATCCATGGATGCGTACGCTCAAAAAGAATTTATCAAAGTAAAAGGTATAGTCATTGGTGAAGACGATGAGACTATCCCAGGTGTGAGTATCCGTATAAAAGGTACAAATAATGGTACAGCCACAGACTTTGATGGTAACTACTCCTTAAGAGTAAAACAGAACGCTGTTCTGATGGTGTCTTATGTTGGTTATACGCAACAAGAAATACCTGTAAATGGCCGATCGATTATCGATATTCAGCTGATTCCAGAAGTAGAGGAATTAGATGAGTTGGTAGTTGTAGGTTATGGTAAGCAAGATGCCAAAGAAGTATCGGGTTCCATTCAATCGATGGTAATGGATGATGAGGTTAACTCTATGCCAGCAGCTTCTTTTGATCAAATGTTACAGGGTAGAATGGCAGGTGTTCAGGTATCTGCCGGCGAAGGTGGACCTGGTGAAGCCATGAACTTTGAAATTCGTGGTGCCAATACGATTACGGGTTCTTCTGCTCCTTTATACGTAGTAGATGGATTCCCCTTAGAAGACCCTTCACTATTTACTTTAGATCCTGCCGATATCGAAAGGATTGATGTTTTAAAAGATGCATCGGCGACGGCAATTTATGGTTCTAGAGGTTCCAATGGTGTAATCTTAGTCACAACAAAACAAGGTTTGGCTGGAAAGCCTGTGATTACTTTCAATACAAAAGTTGGTGTTTCTCAAATTCCGCACAACAGAAGAATGGAAACACTAAATGCCCACGAATATGTGCAATTACAGCATGATTTAGGAGGTGGTGATCCATGGGGTGATGTAGGTAATTATACAGATGCCGATATGACCAATTGGCAAGATGAAATCTTCAAGGTAGCACCTTTCCAAAATTATAATGTATCCATGAGAGGTGGTTCTGACCAAACTAAATATTTTGGTTCAATGGGTTATGTCAACCAAGCAGGTACATTAATGAATACAGGTTTTGAGCGTATCAATGGTCGTTTTAAACTAGATCAGAACCTTGGAAAGAGAGTGAATATGAGTATGAACATCAATTACTCTCATACAGAACACAAAGGGCAGAAAACATCAACAGCAAGTGTATCTGCGATTAAATCGGCCATCATGTTTAGACCTATGACACCAAAAAATGGCGATTTAGATGATGATGATGAATTAAGTGCAGGTTTCTATCCTCCGACACAAACATTAGAAAATACAGACCGTTCTGAGATATCAGATGTGATGCAAGCCAATGTTAACTTCGATGTAGACCTTGCAAAAGGATTGAAGTTCCGCACACAGTTAGGATACCAAATAAACTACTCTCAAACGAAAACGTTTTTTAGAGAAGGTACCAATCAGGCAGACCGAGGAAGTGATGGTATCAACGGTCATATTTCTCAGTTAAGAGCACAGAACTTTATCAATGAGAACACACTATCGTACGATTGGTCAAAGAACGGTCATAAGATCGATGCCTTAGCGGGTATTACTTTCCAAAGTACGAACCGTTATAGATTTCAAGCGGCTGCAATTCAGTTCCCATTAGATGATTTAGGATGGAATAATATCGGCTTAGGTAATGTAGCGAAGATGCCAACTTCAGCAGCTACAGGACAAAATTTAATGTCTGGTTTGAGTAGAGTTAACTATGCCTATAAGGGTAAATATATTCTTACAGCATCTCTTAGAGCAGACGGTTCCTCTCGTTTTAAACAAGGAAATAGGTTTGGTATCTTCCCTTCAGTTTCTGCAGCTTGGAGAGCAGGAGACGAAGATTTTATTCAGAATTTGAATGTGTTCTCGGACCTGAAATTTAAGACAGGTATTGGTACAACGGGTAACAATAGAGTAGGAGATTTTGATTTTATTCCTACGATGGCTGTGGGACCAGGATATTATTTAGGAGGGCAGTATCAATCAGCTTTTTATCAAGATAAATTAGCGAATACTAATCTAAAATGGGAGACAACTCAGCAATTTAATATTGGTGCAGAAATGGGCTTCCTAAACAACAGATTATTGGTAGATGTTGAGTACTACTACAACTTAACAGACAACCTTCTTTTTGATGCCAAAGTTGCTCCTTCAACGGGTTATACTCAAGTAAAACAGAATATTGGAGCAGTAGCCAACAGAGGTTTAGAATTTAGTGTGAATACCGTAAATGTTCAGACGAAAAACTTCAAATGGACATCCAATTTCAATATCTCCTTCAATGATAACGAGATCAAAAATCTTTCTTATGGAGAAGATTTCAGATTATATGACCCGAATGTTGGAGGAATGTTCGCTGGAGAATTATACTATGGTTTATTCGTAGGTATGCCAATGACGCAGATGTATGGTTACCGTTACGATGGGGTTTATCAAAAAGATGATTTTGTAAGAAACTCAAATGGTGAATTGGTCTTAAGAGAAGGCGTTCCGGGATTCAACTCTCAGACAGGACAAGTAAGACCGGGTATGCCCAAATATAGGGATGTAAACGGAGATGGTGTTATTGATGAAAATGATAAGGAAATCATTGGTAACCCTAACCCAAGGCACTTTGGTGGTTTTACCAACAACTTTACCTATAAAAACTGGGATTTAAGTATTCTACTAACTTGGTCGGTAGGACAAGAAGTATTTAATGGTAATATGGCTGATTTTGGTGTTGTCGGTAACCAAAGAGGTAGAAACTACCTGAAAGATGTAGGTAATAGATGGGCACTGAATAACCCCGTTGATGGTGGTGTTTGGGGAGCTCCTGGCCCAGGACAGGATTATACCTATCAGCAAGTATATGGTGGTCATCAGATGAGTGATTACTTTATCGAAGATGCTTCTTTCCTAAGAATTAAGAATGTTACGGTAGGATATACTTTTGAGCCATCAAAATTAAAAAAGCTAAGAATTGAACGCATGAGGGTATATGGATCAGTAGATAACCTTTGGGTATTTACTAATTACTCTGGCTATGATCCAGAAGTATCTGTAAGAAACCAAGCCATGTACAAAGGCATTGATTATTCTTCTTACCCTGCTTCTCAATCATTTATTGTAGGTTTCCAAGTTTCTTTCTAA
- a CDS encoding RagB/SusD family nutrient uptake outer membrane protein, with protein MKKNLLILIALVISISSCTFLDLDPKDEIGRDDYYQNDKQAYLALSGVYASLRDIYDQDFSIWFNVGTDEMLYRRSLFNHELTKMSYNDSDVDLNRIWTRTYRGINRINDLIDNLSERDTIDYLSKADHELMIGEGLTLRALFYFNLVRVWEHVPLRLDHFTDIDGNLDMLNLPNTPAPKVYNQIIADLDKAITLLNDRPKEYGRVSKQIAHGLAARVYLTMAGARIQGGDLGRDYCLQKVIEHTNAVTEFGYHSLLPEYKDVFLNQIQGIRRDVEVMWEVDFTVTEGRDLGGRIGNFNGVQIQLTTGTMPFSIGHAYITPSMHKSTYSADDTRFEWNCANFSFNYRDDNFVAVNIGNELRWFPGKWRRLDRGRDHNGELDGTVETLENGVIIKDRTSINFPILRFSDILLMRAEASYLLYGESGQAKTDIEMVRQRANAGSLSQGLSDANNDFMKLIQDERKRELCFEGHRRFDLVRWGILEETMKEVSQNVRSNKDFRPDNEEHLAFPGERCEEKHVVFPIPTEELQLNYNIKQHPLW; from the coding sequence ATGAAAAAGAATTTATTAATACTTATTGCCCTAGTTATTTCTATTTCTTCATGTACATTTTTAGATTTAGATCCTAAAGATGAAATAGGAAGGGATGATTACTATCAAAATGATAAACAGGCATATCTCGCTTTATCAGGAGTATATGCTTCATTAAGAGATATATATGATCAAGATTTTTCGATCTGGTTTAATGTAGGAACAGATGAAATGTTGTACCGAAGATCTTTGTTTAATCATGAATTAACGAAGATGTCTTACAATGATTCTGATGTGGATTTGAACAGAATCTGGACAAGAACCTATAGAGGTATCAATAGAATTAATGATCTGATTGATAACCTAAGTGAAAGAGATACTATCGATTACTTATCAAAAGCAGATCATGAACTGATGATTGGAGAAGGTCTTACCTTAAGAGCTTTGTTCTACTTCAATTTGGTTAGGGTTTGGGAACATGTGCCATTAAGATTGGATCACTTTACTGATATCGATGGTAATCTGGATATGCTGAATTTACCAAATACTCCAGCACCTAAAGTATACAATCAGATTATTGCAGACCTTGACAAAGCCATCACTTTACTTAATGATCGTCCGAAAGAATATGGTAGAGTAAGTAAACAGATTGCACATGGTTTAGCCGCAAGGGTGTACCTGACAATGGCAGGAGCAAGAATTCAAGGAGGCGATTTAGGTAGAGATTACTGTTTGCAAAAAGTAATCGAACATACCAATGCAGTAACTGAATTTGGTTATCACTCTCTATTACCAGAATACAAAGATGTTTTCCTAAACCAGATTCAAGGAATAAGAAGAGATGTAGAGGTCATGTGGGAAGTGGATTTTACAGTTACTGAAGGTAGAGATTTGGGAGGTAGAATTGGAAACTTTAATGGTGTCCAAATACAGTTAACCACAGGTACTATGCCTTTTAGTATTGGACATGCTTACATCACTCCTTCCATGCATAAAAGTACCTACAGTGCGGACGATACCCGTTTTGAGTGGAATTGTGCCAACTTTAGTTTCAATTACAGAGACGACAATTTTGTGGCTGTAAATATTGGAAATGAGTTAAGATGGTTCCCTGGAAAATGGAGACGTTTAGACAGAGGTCGAGACCATAATGGTGAATTAGACGGAACAGTAGAGACCCTAGAAAATGGTGTGATTATCAAGGATAGAACATCGATCAATTTCCCAATTTTACGATTTAGTGATATTCTTTTGATGCGCGCTGAGGCTAGTTATTTATTATATGGTGAAAGCGGTCAGGCAAAGACAGACATCGAAATGGTAAGACAAAGAGCCAATGCGGGTTCGTTAAGTCAAGGATTGAGTGATGCCAACAACGATTTTATGAAGTTGATTCAAGATGAACGTAAGAGGGAATTATGTTTTGAAGGACATAGACGTTTCGATTTAGTGCGTTGGGGAATTCTAGAAGAAACAATGAAAGAAGTAAGTCAGAATGTGAGATCAAATAAAGACTTCCGTCCTGATAATGAAGAGCACTTGGCATTCCCAGGTGAAAGATGTGAAGAAAAGCATGTGGTTTTCCCTATTCCTACGGAAGAATTACAATTGAATTACAACATCAAACAACATCCTCTTTGGTAA
- a CDS encoding 7TM diverse intracellular signaling domain-containing protein yields the protein MIRSVQNVILTLLFLLSLQPLSYAQNLNSNDLVIHLDDASNEQLLNLEKIPFYKDNSRVMTYADIVGDSLEFKSAKKYSKENFDTKATYWMKFYIDIQKFNNKSWTFELYDQAIDDVVVFFVETDGEVKKEVMGDMYNFDQRPFAHKNFIIPLNNNIDYSQPIYIKVQSNHKVDLHINFRSTERLVYHATLEYLWFGIYYGAILIMAIYNFMLWLSIRESKYLVYILHIFTVGLFNASADGTGFQFVWYDNPIINSYAVNLLSIFCALSVTFLIKEVLIKEAKNAKYVRYINYLLIGQTLILAVDLLIINSQANSIILLLCILILLYYTVNVYREKLISIYFVFGLLMLLAGTILSILKAHGMIPFNMLTQYSLRGSLLMEMLLFSYALYDSLRVLKENEKRSQLQLIEHQKKTEMMQKQVIEEQEKTMRLKNKVNEELETKVQERTASLMESERKLKELNQKLQEKTDHLNLINQTLDVNNYKLKKSIIKERENRFVHKIISLEEFKELFPDHLSCKRYLDKQKWEQGYECKQCKNTNYSKGNQSFSRRCSKCGYVESVTSNTVFHSVKFDLTKAFYLSYITRYHEKDFTNVELGTQLEMSRNTVAKFKTKILSAKEKKLLLPTFSPEIFNKN from the coding sequence ATGATAAGATCGGTACAAAATGTTATCTTAACTCTACTATTTTTATTATCACTACAGCCTTTATCTTATGCACAGAATTTAAACTCAAATGATTTAGTTATTCATTTAGATGATGCCTCAAATGAGCAGTTACTTAACCTTGAAAAAATTCCTTTTTACAAGGACAATTCAAGAGTAATGACATATGCAGATATCGTTGGAGATTCATTAGAGTTTAAGAGTGCTAAAAAGTATTCTAAGGAAAACTTTGATACGAAAGCGACGTATTGGATGAAGTTTTATATCGATATCCAAAAATTCAATAATAAATCATGGACATTTGAATTATATGATCAAGCCATTGATGATGTTGTTGTATTTTTTGTAGAAACTGACGGTGAAGTAAAAAAAGAGGTCATGGGTGATATGTATAATTTCGACCAGAGACCCTTTGCACACAAAAACTTTATCATTCCCCTAAATAATAATATTGATTACAGCCAACCAATTTATATTAAGGTGCAATCGAACCACAAGGTAGATTTGCATATCAATTTTAGAAGTACTGAGCGTTTAGTATATCATGCTACTTTGGAGTATTTATGGTTTGGTATCTATTACGGAGCGATTTTAATCATGGCCATTTATAATTTCATGCTGTGGTTAAGTATCAGAGAATCAAAATATTTAGTATATATTCTACATATTTTTACAGTGGGTTTATTTAATGCTTCTGCAGACGGAACAGGCTTTCAGTTTGTGTGGTATGATAACCCGATCATCAATAGTTACGCTGTTAATCTATTAAGTATTTTCTGTGCATTGTCTGTGACTTTCTTAATTAAAGAAGTCTTGATCAAGGAAGCCAAGAATGCAAAATATGTACGTTATATCAATTACCTTTTAATAGGGCAAACACTGATTTTGGCCGTAGATTTATTAATTATTAATAGTCAGGCCAATAGTATTATTCTCTTGCTTTGTATCCTTATTTTATTGTACTATACCGTTAATGTTTATAGAGAAAAGCTAATCTCGATCTACTTTGTATTCGGTTTATTGATGTTGTTGGCAGGGACGATTTTATCAATCCTAAAAGCTCATGGCATGATACCGTTTAATATGCTTACACAGTATAGTTTAAGAGGATCACTTTTAATGGAAATGCTTTTGTTCTCTTATGCCTTATATGATTCATTACGAGTTTTAAAAGAGAACGAGAAGCGATCGCAATTGCAGCTTATTGAGCATCAAAAGAAAACAGAAATGATGCAAAAGCAAGTGATCGAGGAGCAAGAGAAGACCATGCGTCTGAAAAACAAGGTCAATGAAGAGCTTGAAACTAAGGTACAGGAAAGGACAGCCTCATTAATGGAAAGTGAAAGAAAGTTGAAGGAGCTCAACCAGAAGTTACAGGAGAAAACAGATCACCTTAATTTGATTAATCAGACCTTGGACGTCAATAATTATAAGCTGAAGAAAAGTATCATTAAGGAGAGAGAAAATAGGTTTGTGCATAAGATCATAAGCTTAGAAGAATTTAAAGAACTCTTTCCTGATCATTTATCTTGTAAACGCTATTTGGACAAGCAAAAGTGGGAACAAGGGTACGAATGTAAGCAGTGTAAAAACACAAATTATTCTAAAGGCAACCAATCATTTTCTAGACGTTGTTCTAAGTGTGGTTATGTAGAGTCTGTGACGAGTAATACCGTATTTCATAGCGTAAAATTTGACCTTACAAAGGCATTTTATCTTTCATATATCACAAGGTATCATGAAAAGGATTTTACAAATGTTGAGTTAGGAACGCAATTGGAAATGTCGAGAAATACTGTAGCCAAGTTTAAAACGAAAATCCTTAGTGCCAAGGAGAAGAAGTTATTATTACCGACATTCTCGCCAGAAATTTTCAACAAAAATTAA
- a CDS encoding sulfatase-like hydrolase/transferase, with protein sequence MKYYKAWAIGVLLFCSTQVWAQSPNFIVIVADDLGYSDVGYHQYRTDIPTPNIDALATKGVHFTEGYVTAPVCAPSRSGLLTGTYQQRFGFKDNPGPFRPSPEIVPGISHDYPTLAQELKEAGYKTAAIGKWHLGGQEDNAYIPYNKGFDYYYGFLGGASSYYFEDHATQFFLENDTPIQTPNKYLTTLFGDKAVEYIQQQDQEQPFFMYWAPNAVHSPLEAPKEVLAQFSHIEDPMRKKLVAMQYVMDQNIGRIVQALEEQNLLENTMIVFISDNGGKPNDNASYNLPLNGQKGTLYEGGIRVPYFMYYPSKIAANQKYEKMVTSLDIMPTILSLAGKTPTNALDGVDLLPYLNEVDNKVPHQDLYWKNANKWGVRDLEWKLFYDQKNDKVRLYHIANDPYEEQDVYDQYPNEVERLTQMYTAWDSKNATYSWGWNPAAIGKYKVDNQFTFEELISEKFSSVDFEDVMVVPNTKKEGLNTSNQVMHLKMGDKKGTLKVSARYSPMMKKGHRFGHLKVRSKQPFTVTMKLNGDTKAIVSQKAHKEYNGNDEWQDLVFDFSEWKGKKSKGITLEFSGVEHNEDIFVDDIWWNNQGKEIIDNVSTKVENVALYPSIYDEDKQVVVWKNIPNVEQYIIKYKGEVIGTTDKNYHLLPKEYEKKELNIKGAKIN encoded by the coding sequence ATGAAATATTACAAAGCATGGGCCATAGGTGTACTACTATTTTGTAGTACCCAAGTATGGGCTCAATCACCTAATTTTATTGTCATTGTAGCCGATGATCTTGGTTATTCTGATGTAGGATACCATCAATACAGAACTGATATTCCTACACCAAACATTGATGCACTTGCCACTAAAGGTGTGCATTTTACAGAAGGATATGTTACCGCTCCAGTTTGTGCTCCTTCTAGATCAGGATTACTGACGGGGACTTACCAACAACGTTTTGGTTTCAAAGATAACCCAGGACCTTTCCGTCCTTCCCCAGAGATTGTTCCGGGGATCAGTCATGATTACCCTACGTTAGCCCAAGAATTAAAAGAAGCGGGGTACAAAACAGCTGCGATAGGAAAATGGCATCTTGGAGGACAGGAAGACAATGCATACATCCCTTATAATAAAGGCTTTGATTACTATTATGGTTTCTTAGGAGGTGCATCATCGTATTATTTTGAAGATCATGCAACGCAGTTTTTCTTAGAAAATGATACCCCTATACAGACGCCCAATAAGTATTTAACGACACTATTTGGAGACAAGGCAGTTGAATATATTCAGCAACAAGACCAAGAACAACCGTTTTTTATGTATTGGGCACCTAATGCTGTTCACTCTCCACTAGAAGCTCCTAAGGAAGTTTTAGCGCAGTTTTCTCATATCGAGGACCCCATGCGTAAGAAGCTTGTAGCCATGCAATATGTAATGGATCAGAATATTGGTAGGATTGTACAGGCCTTGGAAGAGCAAAACTTACTAGAGAATACGATGATCGTTTTTATTAGCGATAATGGAGGGAAACCGAATGATAATGCTTCCTACAACTTACCACTCAATGGACAAAAAGGAACTTTATATGAAGGAGGAATAAGAGTACCCTACTTTATGTATTACCCAAGTAAAATTGCTGCCAATCAGAAATATGAAAAGATGGTTACAAGCTTAGATATTATGCCAACGATCTTATCTCTAGCTGGAAAAACACCTACCAATGCATTAGATGGGGTGGACTTATTACCCTACTTAAATGAAGTTGATAATAAGGTTCCACATCAGGATTTATATTGGAAAAATGCCAATAAATGGGGAGTAAGAGACTTGGAATGGAAGTTATTTTATGATCAGAAGAACGATAAAGTCAGGTTATACCATATTGCAAATGACCCTTACGAAGAGCAGGATGTATATGATCAATATCCTAATGAAGTGGAAAGATTAACCCAAATGTATACTGCTTGGGATAGCAAGAATGCGACCTATTCTTGGGGATGGAATCCGGCTGCCATCGGGAAGTATAAAGTAGATAATCAGTTTACGTTTGAGGAATTGATATCAGAGAAATTTTCGAGTGTAGATTTTGAAGATGTAATGGTGGTTCCTAATACCAAAAAGGAAGGTTTAAATACTTCAAATCAAGTGATGCACCTTAAAATGGGAGATAAGAAAGGTACGTTAAAAGTATCCGCTAGATATTCTCCGATGATGAAAAAAGGGCACCGATTTGGACATTTAAAAGTGAGAAGCAAACAACCATTTACGGTGACAATGAAGCTAAATGGAGATACAAAAGCGATTGTATCACAAAAGGCTCATAAAGAGTACAACGGAAATGATGAATGGCAAGACCTAGTATTTGATTTTTCAGAATGGAAAGGCAAAAAATCAAAAGGCATCACACTTGAATTTTCTGGAGTGGAGCACAACGAAGACATTTTTGTCGATGACATCTGGTGGAATAATCAAGGAAAAGAAATAATTGATAATGTGAGTACTAAAGTAGAAAATGTTGCACTTTATCCAAGTATCTATGATGAAGATAAACAAGTAGTTGTTTGGAAAAATATCCCCAATGTGGAACAATACATTATCAAATACAAAGGAGAAGTGATAGGAACAACAGACAAGAATTATCATTTGCTACCGAAAGAATACGAGAAAAAAGAACTGAACATAAAAGGAGCTAAAATCAACTAA
- a CDS encoding sulfatase family protein has product MKRRYRILIGILLCIAARVAQGQTPNILLITADDMDYYSLGVNGSKVEDITPNLDKLAGEGIRFTNAHVTVAVCQPSRGVIGTGRYPNNSGILGFYSAYNSVPTLAEELKKGKGYEVGVLGKVKHSTPKDDYIWDYDQDAKDLGSGRSPRLYKKHFQKFVQQAKGKDAPFFMMANTHDPHRPFFKDTPNYERGGKQRPSRIYTPDEVEVPGFLEDLPGVREELAGYYSSVRRCDDVIGGLLKVLDEEGLAENTIVVYLSDNGMAFPFAKSNVYVQSTRTPFIVKWPKGIKAGQVDEEHLISMVDLMPTLLEATKIKLPKKLDGRSFLPILKGKKQQEREFVYTHYNENSGSKAFTMRAVQSKDILYIFNPWAVGGRQYKTSSINGSSFEAMTEAAQNDKELRERLDFCLFRTVTEMYDLSKDPHALKNIIDDDEYATTQEVMEQEMIRSMQVTKDPMLQLFLQRDNEQYLMKETNKIQKDANIRKKERRVQKAK; this is encoded by the coding sequence ATGAAAAGAAGGTACAGAATTTTAATAGGCATTTTGTTATGCATTGCTGCAAGAGTTGCTCAAGGGCAAACACCTAATATTTTACTTATCACCGCAGACGATATGGACTACTATTCATTGGGAGTGAATGGTAGTAAAGTAGAAGATATTACACCCAACTTAGATAAGTTGGCAGGTGAGGGAATACGTTTTACAAATGCCCATGTTACTGTAGCGGTTTGCCAACCTTCTAGAGGAGTGATTGGTACAGGGCGTTACCCTAACAATAGTGGTATTTTAGGTTTTTACAGTGCCTATAATTCAGTGCCTACTTTAGCCGAAGAATTAAAAAAGGGAAAAGGATATGAAGTGGGAGTACTTGGTAAGGTAAAACACTCTACCCCTAAAGACGATTACATCTGGGATTACGATCAAGATGCAAAAGATCTAGGAAGTGGGAGGAGCCCAAGGTTATATAAAAAGCATTTTCAGAAGTTTGTGCAACAAGCAAAAGGTAAAGATGCCCCTTTCTTTATGATGGCGAACACCCATGATCCACACCGTCCTTTTTTCAAGGATACTCCCAATTATGAAAGAGGAGGGAAGCAAAGACCTTCAAGAATTTATACTCCAGATGAGGTAGAGGTACCGGGCTTTTTAGAAGATTTGCCAGGTGTTAGAGAAGAATTGGCTGGGTATTACTCTTCAGTAAGAAGATGTGATGATGTTATTGGCGGACTTTTAAAGGTTTTAGACGAAGAAGGATTGGCTGAGAACACCATCGTTGTGTACTTATCTGACAATGGTATGGCTTTCCCTTTTGCAAAGTCTAATGTCTATGTACAGTCTACCAGAACTCCTTTTATCGTTAAATGGCCTAAAGGAATTAAAGCTGGTCAAGTAGATGAGGAGCATTTAATTTCAATGGTTGATTTAATGCCTACGTTACTAGAAGCTACAAAAATTAAGTTGCCTAAAAAGCTGGATGGTAGAAGTTTCTTGCCAATATTAAAAGGTAAAAAGCAACAAGAAAGGGAGTTTGTATATACTCATTATAATGAAAATTCAGGGAGCAAAGCCTTTACTATGAGAGCGGTGCAATCTAAAGATATCTTATATATTTTCAACCCTTGGGCAGTTGGTGGCCGTCAATACAAAACGTCTTCGATTAATGGTTCATCGTTTGAGGCGATGACTGAAGCTGCACAAAACGATAAAGAACTAAGGGAAAGACTAGATTTCTGTTTATTCAGAACAGTCACTGAGATGTATGATTTAAGCAAGGATCCTCATGCCTTAAAAAATATCATTGATGACGACGAGTATGCTACTACACAAGAGGTCATGGAACAAGAAATGATTAGAAGTATGCAAGTCACTAAAGACCCTATGTTGCAGTTGTTCTTACAAAGGGATAATGAGCAATATCTGATGAAGGAAACGAATAAAATTCAGAAAGACGCGAATATCCGTAAGAAGGAGAGAAGGGTACAAAAAGCTAAATAA
- a CDS encoding DUF1353 domain-containing protein yields the protein MGHFSGYPLTRWKGKRLMILEEDFSYTDDDGKIWLAPSNTELKTELNGATIPRTLWSLIGSPYVGLYRRASVVHDFFVGEGNNPDVSFLDRRKADKMFFEACKTDGCSWRFAAILYLGVSVGSWASKFSFMNNIDYEDDTLSVEEEKYIVNKFFSLRDKADLIINDNENFEDLERLVDTEINRD from the coding sequence ATGGGACATTTTAGTGGATATCCATTGACTAGATGGAAAGGAAAAAGGTTGATGATTTTGGAGGAAGATTTTTCTTATACAGATGATGATGGAAAAATTTGGTTAGCACCTTCAAATACCGAACTAAAAACAGAACTCAATGGGGCTACAATTCCGAGAACACTTTGGTCTTTAATAGGGTCTCCGTATGTAGGTTTATACAGAAGAGCATCCGTTGTTCATGACTTTTTTGTAGGTGAAGGTAACAATCCAGATGTTTCTTTTTTGGATAGAAGGAAGGCTGATAAAATGTTTTTTGAAGCTTGTAAAACTGACGGTTGTAGTTGGAGGTTTGCCGCCATCCTTTATTTAGGAGTGAGTGTTGGGTCATGGGCATCAAAATTCAGCTTTATGAACAACATTGACTATGAAGATGATACATTAAGTGTAGAAGAAGAGAAATATATAGTTAATAAATTTTTCAGTCTTAGAGATAAAGCAGACTTAATCATTAATGACAACGAAAATTTTGAAGATCTGGAAAGGTTGGTGGATACTGAAATAAATAGAGATTAA